A region of Dehalococcoidia bacterium DNA encodes the following proteins:
- a CDS encoding Gfo/Idh/MocA family oxidoreductase has protein sequence MLRGALIGAGNIARGGHLPAYLCPELRDRLGIVAATDVCPENLAALAALLPGLRTYASTATLLQEERPDFVDICTPPYAHRDLIAQAVAAGCHTLCEKPLATDLEEALAIRTIVAGRGVVLMPCHQYHYAPQWLTLRALIAAGEIGAVHEAELVVERTGANAGAAGWRPLWRTRQELAGGGILVDHGAHLFYQLHALFGPPLRLTCRTACRLPAYCVDDTAELDLHYAGGVARLRLTWAAAARRSTHRYRGERGEIVCDDDTILLRGARGERRIAFASGLSQGSAHSDWFAPLLADFADHIAALDCGLEALDEAVAVAAYISRAYQSAARDGEPLAWQAPLPAPAAGSPAAAD, from the coding sequence GTGCTGAGGGGCGCGCTGATCGGCGCCGGCAACATCGCCAGAGGCGGCCACCTACCCGCCTACCTGTGCCCGGAGCTGCGCGATCGGCTGGGCATCGTCGCGGCCACGGACGTCTGCCCGGAAAATCTCGCCGCGCTGGCCGCGCTGCTGCCCGGCCTGCGCACCTATGCCAGCACGGCCACGCTCTTGCAGGAAGAACGCCCCGATTTCGTGGACATCTGCACGCCGCCCTATGCGCACCGCGACCTGATCGCCCAGGCCGTGGCGGCGGGCTGCCACACGCTCTGCGAAAAGCCGCTGGCGACCGACCTGGAGGAGGCGCTGGCGATTCGCACGATCGTCGCCGGACGCGGCGTCGTGCTGATGCCCTGCCACCAGTACCATTACGCCCCGCAGTGGCTGACGCTGCGGGCGCTGATCGCGGCGGGCGAGATCGGCGCCGTGCACGAGGCGGAGCTGGTAGTGGAGCGCACCGGCGCCAACGCCGGTGCGGCAGGCTGGCGGCCGCTCTGGCGTACGCGGCAGGAGCTGGCCGGCGGCGGCATCCTGGTCGATCACGGCGCCCATCTCTTCTATCAGTTGCACGCGCTGTTCGGCCCGCCGCTGCGCCTCACCTGCCGCACGGCGTGCCGCCTGCCCGCATACTGCGTGGACGACACCGCCGAGCTCGATCTGCACTATGCAGGGGGCGTGGCGCGCCTGCGCCTGACCTGGGCGGCGGCCGCCCGCCGCTCGACACATCGCTACCGCGGCGAGCGCGGCGAGATCGTCTGCGACGACGACACGATCCTCCTGCGCGGTGCGCGCGGCGAGCGGCGCATCGCCTTCGCCAGCGGCCTCTCGCAGGGCTCGGCGCACAGCGACTGGTTCGCGCCGCTGCTGGCCGACTTCGCCGATCACATCGCCGCGCTGGACTGCGGCCTCGAAGCGCTGGACGAGGCGGTCGCCGTCGCCGCCTACATCAGCCGCGCCTACCAGTCCGCCGCCCGCGACGGCGAGCCGCTGGCCTGGCAGGCGCCGCTGCCGGCGCCGGCAGCGGGCAGCCCGGCCGCGGCCGACTGA
- a CDS encoding response regulator transcription factor, whose product MTKKALILAVDDEPDILRVLELALGDEGFDVLRVQRSPEAVPLVRERRPSLVLLDLMMPEMDGMEVLRRVRQFSAVPVIILTAKGSDRDIISGLDAGADDYLQKPFNLNELAARVRAVLRRSKPDTGDGLGRLVFDNLVIDFVRRRVDVNDQPVSLTRNEWRLLEQLARNPGRVLTHEELLTRAWGPEFAHDSDYLRVWMSRVRKKLMAAGVDQNLIKTASGIGYAFALTHKEPAPEISGAPAGD is encoded by the coding sequence GTGACCAAGAAAGCGCTGATTCTTGCAGTCGACGACGAGCCGGACATTCTGCGCGTGCTCGAGCTGGCGCTGGGCGACGAGGGCTTCGACGTGCTGCGCGTGCAGCGCAGCCCCGAGGCCGTGCCGCTGGTGCGCGAACGGCGCCCCTCGCTGGTGCTGCTCGACCTGATGATGCCGGAGATGGACGGCATGGAGGTGCTGCGGCGTGTCCGCCAGTTCTCCGCCGTGCCGGTGATCATCCTCACCGCCAAGGGCAGCGACCGCGACATCATCTCCGGCCTCGACGCCGGCGCGGACGACTACCTGCAAAAGCCGTTCAACCTGAACGAGCTGGCCGCGCGCGTGCGCGCCGTGCTGCGCCGCAGCAAGCCCGACACCGGCGACGGACTCGGCCGCCTCGTCTTCGACAACCTGGTGATCGACTTTGTGCGCCGGCGCGTGGACGTAAACGACCAGCCCGTTTCGCTCACGCGCAACGAGTGGCGCCTGCTCGAGCAGCTCGCCCGCAATCCGGGCCGCGTGCTCACGCACGAGGAGCTGCTCACCCGCGCCTGGGGGCCGGAGTTCGCGCACGACAGCGATTACCTGCGCGTCTGGATGAGCCGCGTGCGCAAGAAGCTGATGGCGGCCGGCGTGGACCAGAACCTGATCAAGACGGCCTCCGGCATCGGCTACGCCTTCGCGCTTACGCACAAAGAGCCGGCGCCGGAGATCAGCGGCGCCCCGGCCGGCGACTGA
- the trpS gene encoding tryptophan--tRNA ligase — MTAVSTRKRVLSGIQPSGNLHLGNYLGAILPWVEEQDQRDNFYCIVDLHSMTLPWDPAVLRRQTRELAAVYLAAGLDPERCTIFVQSHVPAHAELAWILNCITPLGWLYRMTQFKTKGGERESVSTGLLDYPVLMAADVLLYQADGVPVGDDQRQHVELMRDIAQRFNQLFGETFKVPEPWIRDFSRGARLMGLDDPTVKMSKSISAPNHAIYLLDTPDTIVKKFRRATTDSGREIRFDPERPGVFNLLTIYRAITGKPEEEIEQHFAGQGYGTLKQEVAEVVVEALSPLQKRFRELTDEPGLLDRVLKTGAEHAASVANPTLAAAKRAVGLL, encoded by the coding sequence ATGACCGCCGTTTCCACCCGCAAGCGCGTCCTCTCCGGCATTCAGCCCTCGGGCAACCTGCACCTGGGCAACTACCTGGGCGCCATCCTGCCCTGGGTTGAAGAGCAGGACCAGCGCGACAACTTCTACTGCATCGTCGATCTGCACTCGATGACGCTGCCCTGGGACCCGGCCGTTCTGCGCCGCCAGACGCGCGAGCTGGCCGCGGTCTATCTCGCGGCGGGCCTGGACCCGGAGCGCTGCACGATCTTCGTACAGTCGCACGTCCCCGCGCACGCCGAACTGGCCTGGATCTTGAACTGCATCACGCCGCTCGGCTGGCTCTACCGCATGACGCAGTTCAAGACCAAGGGCGGCGAGCGCGAGAGCGTCAGCACCGGCCTGCTCGACTACCCCGTGCTGATGGCCGCCGACGTGCTGCTCTACCAGGCGGACGGCGTGCCCGTGGGCGACGACCAGCGCCAGCACGTCGAGCTGATGCGCGACATCGCTCAGCGCTTCAACCAGCTCTTCGGCGAGACGTTCAAGGTGCCGGAGCCGTGGATCCGCGACTTCAGCCGCGGCGCCCGCCTGATGGGCCTGGACGACCCCACGGTGAAGATGAGCAAGAGTATCAGTGCGCCGAACCACGCGATCTATCTGCTCGACACGCCGGACACGATCGTCAAGAAGTTCCGGCGGGCGACGACCGACTCCGGTCGCGAGATCCGCTTCGACCCGGAGCGGCCGGGCGTCTTCAACCTGCTGACGATCTACCGCGCGATCACCGGCAAGCCCGAGGAGGAGATCGAACAGCACTTCGCCGGCCAGGGCTACGGCACGCTCAAGCAGGAGGTCGCCGAGGTCGTGGTCGAGGCGCTCTCGCCCCTGCAGAAGCGTTTCCGCGAGCTGACCGACGAGCCGGGCCTGCTCGACCGCGTGCTCAAGACGGGGGCCGAGCACGCCGCCAGCGTCGCCAACCCGACGCTGGCGGCAGCGAAACGGGCGGTCGGGCTGCTGTAG